A single genomic interval of Lentimicrobium saccharophilum harbors:
- a CDS encoding glycine--tRNA ligase: MANYDELFKKITAHAKEYGFIFQSSEIYDGLSAVYDYGQNGVELKNNIKEYWWKAMVRYHENIVGIDSAIFMHPTIWKASGHVDAFNDPMIDNKDSKKRYRADVLVEDHLAKLEEKINKEVEKAAKRFGDAFDEGQFRATNQRVLENQAKIDAIKHRLYTGLENNDLSDIKKLIEDCEIVCPVSGSRNWTEVRQFNLMFSTQMGSVSEEANTIFLRPETAQGIFVNFLNVMKTGRMKIPFGIAQIGKAFRNEIVARQFIFRMREFEQMEMQYFVRPGTELEWFEFWKKERLKWHLSLGLGEDNYRFHDHEKLAHYANAAADIEFRFPFGFKELEGIHSRTDFDLGAHQQYSGKKIMYFDPELNESYVPYVVETSIGLDRTFLALLSNAFTEEKLDDGSERVVMKLPPVLAPIKAAVLPLVAKDGLPEKARQIMDTLKYDYNCQYEEKDSIGKRYRRQDAIGTPYCITVDHQTLEDNTVTIRERDTMLQERVDLGNVSKIIAKKLKVN; this comes from the coding sequence ATGGCAAACTACGACGAACTTTTCAAAAAAATAACCGCCCATGCCAAGGAGTATGGGTTTATATTTCAGTCAAGCGAGATCTACGACGGCCTCAGCGCCGTATATGACTACGGCCAGAATGGCGTGGAGCTGAAGAACAACATCAAGGAATACTGGTGGAAGGCGATGGTACGATACCATGAGAACATCGTGGGGATAGATTCGGCCATTTTTATGCATCCGACCATCTGGAAAGCATCGGGCCACGTGGATGCATTCAACGATCCGATGATCGACAACAAGGACTCGAAAAAACGGTACCGCGCCGATGTACTGGTTGAAGATCACCTCGCAAAACTTGAAGAGAAAATCAACAAGGAGGTTGAAAAAGCCGCCAAACGCTTTGGTGATGCCTTCGACGAAGGCCAGTTCAGGGCCACCAATCAAAGGGTGCTCGAAAATCAGGCTAAAATAGACGCTATCAAGCACCGTCTTTACACAGGACTTGAGAACAACGACCTGTCCGATATCAAGAAACTGATTGAGGATTGCGAGATTGTTTGTCCCGTTTCAGGTTCGCGCAACTGGACAGAAGTAAGACAATTTAACCTGATGTTCTCCACCCAGATGGGCTCGGTCAGCGAGGAAGCCAATACCATATTTCTTCGGCCTGAAACCGCCCAGGGTATTTTTGTGAACTTTCTGAACGTGATGAAGACCGGCCGTATGAAGATCCCTTTCGGGATTGCCCAGATCGGCAAGGCTTTCCGAAACGAAATTGTCGCCCGCCAGTTTATCTTCCGCATGCGCGAGTTTGAGCAGATGGAGATGCAGTATTTTGTGCGCCCCGGCACTGAACTGGAGTGGTTTGAATTCTGGAAGAAAGAGCGACTGAAATGGCACCTTTCCCTGGGCCTCGGTGAAGATAATTACCGCTTCCACGACCACGAGAAGCTGGCCCATTACGCCAATGCCGCTGCCGATATCGAATTCCGTTTCCCATTTGGATTCAAGGAACTGGAAGGCATTCACTCCCGCACCGATTTTGACCTTGGCGCCCATCAGCAATACTCGGGCAAAAAAATCATGTATTTTGATCCTGAGCTGAACGAGAGCTATGTGCCTTATGTAGTGGAAACCTCCATCGGTCTCGACCGCACCTTCCTGGCCCTGCTCAGCAATGCTTTCACCGAGGAGAAACTCGACGATGGCTCGGAGCGCGTGGTCATGAAACTCCCCCCGGTGCTGGCACCCATCAAAGCCGCCGTGTTACCGCTGGTGGCCAAAGACGGACTGCCTGAAAAAGCCCGCCAGATCATGGATACGCTGAAATATGATTACAACTGCCAGTACGAGGAGAAAGACTCCATCGGCAAGCGCTACCGCCGGCAGGATGCCATAGGAACCCCTTACTGTATCACCGTCGACCACCAGACCCTGGAGGACAATACGGTCACCATCCGCGAACGCGATACCATGCTGCAGGAACGGGTGGACCTGGGGAATGTCAGCAAGATCATCGCGAAAAAACTGAAGGTAAACTAA
- the pth gene encoding aminoacyl-tRNA hydrolase, with amino-acid sequence MKYLITGLGNIGDEYANTRHNIGFIIADALAQDLGARFTSDRLVSRAEARYRGKTVIIIKPTTYMNLSGKAYRYWLTQENIPIENSLVVVDDLDLDSGVFRLKTRGSGGSHNGLNHIIETLGHNNFPRLRVGIGSNFARGFQVEYVLGRFTREEEKLFMERIPVAVEMIKSYIAAGATNTMNAFNNK; translated from the coding sequence GTGAAGTATCTGATAACCGGACTTGGAAACATAGGTGATGAATATGCCAACACCCGGCACAACATCGGTTTCATCATTGCCGATGCCCTGGCGCAGGATCTTGGTGCCAGATTTACCTCCGACCGCCTGGTATCGCGGGCCGAGGCCCGTTACCGGGGGAAAACGGTGATCATCATCAAACCCACTACCTACATGAACCTGAGTGGTAAGGCCTACCGTTACTGGCTTACACAGGAAAATATTCCCATTGAAAATTCGCTCGTAGTTGTTGATGACCTCGACCTAGATTCCGGCGTTTTCCGTCTGAAAACCAGGGGAAGCGGAGGAAGCCACAACGGGCTGAACCATATTATAGAAACGTTGGGGCATAACAATTTTCCACGGCTGAGGGTGGGCATCGGCAGCAACTTTGCCAGGGGATTCCAGGTGGAATATGTGCTGGGGCGTTTTACACGCGAAGAAGAGAAACTGTTTATGGAGCGCATTCCCGTAGCTGTGGAAATGATTAAAAGCTACATTGCCGCCGGGGCAACCAATACCATGAATGCTTTTAATAATAAATGA
- a CDS encoding 50S ribosomal protein L25/general stress protein Ctc, with amino-acid sequence MKTVSMSGSLRGNVGKKDAKAQRAAGKVPCVIYGGKDQVHFSTDEVSFKPILFTPNAHLININVDGKEYLTILQDVQSHPVSDSILHADFLELDPLKPVIISVPIRITGTSPGVLRGGKLVKKFRKLKIKALIQHLPDEVEVSINNLDLNQAVKVGDLKMENVEFLDIRSGVIVSVMSTRNVEPAAPGK; translated from the coding sequence ATGAAAACAGTATCTATGAGCGGTTCCCTTCGCGGGAACGTAGGGAAAAAAGATGCTAAGGCCCAGCGCGCTGCAGGTAAAGTACCCTGTGTAATTTACGGCGGCAAAGACCAGGTTCACTTCTCAACCGATGAAGTAAGCTTTAAGCCCATCCTTTTCACCCCGAATGCACACCTTATCAACATCAATGTTGACGGTAAAGAATACCTGACCATCCTGCAGGATGTTCAGTCTCATCCGGTAAGCGACAGTATCCTGCACGCTGATTTTCTTGAACTGGATCCCCTGAAACCTGTGATCATTTCTGTTCCCATCCGCATTACCGGCACTTCGCCCGGCGTACTGCGCGGTGGTAAACTGGTCAAGAAATTCCGCAAACTGAAAATCAAGGCGTTGATCCAGCACTTACCCGACGAAGTTGAGGTAAGCATTAACAATCTCGACCTGAACCAGGCGGTAAAAGTTGGCGACCTGAAAATGGAAAATGTAGAATTCCTCGATATCAGGAGTGGTGTGATCGTCAGCGTTATGTCAACCCGTAATGTTGAGCCTGCAGCACCCGGAAAATAA
- a CDS encoding ribose-phosphate pyrophosphokinase, whose amino-acid sequence MATVVNIFSGRATRYLAEKIAVSYGKKLGDVLITDFSDGEFQPSFEENVRGNDLFIVQSTFAPSDNLFELLLMIDAAKRASARHIIAVIPYFGFARQDRKDKPRVSIAAKLVANLLTAAGVQRIITIDLHADQIQGFFDVPVDHLYASSIFVPFIKQLNLPNLVMASPDTGGTRRAAAYAKILNTSFVICYKQRSKANQVDTMALIGDVTGKDVILVDDIIDTAGTICKAAKLMMDNGAASVRAFCTHPLLSANAIERIEASPFTEVIVTDTIPLRRESPKIKVISTATLLADVIGKVHNYESISTLFKFE is encoded by the coding sequence ATGGCCACAGTGGTTAACATTTTCTCGGGCAGAGCCACCCGTTACCTGGCCGAAAAGATAGCTGTCAGCTATGGTAAGAAACTTGGTGATGTCCTGATCACTGATTTTTCGGATGGTGAATTTCAACCCTCCTTCGAAGAAAATGTTCGGGGGAACGACCTGTTTATTGTACAATCAACCTTTGCCCCAAGCGACAACCTTTTCGAACTCCTGCTGATGATCGATGCTGCCAAGCGGGCATCGGCCAGGCATATCATTGCCGTCATCCCTTATTTCGGGTTTGCTCGGCAGGACCGGAAAGATAAACCCCGGGTGTCGATAGCCGCCAAACTGGTGGCCAACCTGCTTACTGCCGCAGGCGTTCAGCGGATCATCACCATCGATTTGCATGCCGATCAGATTCAGGGGTTCTTTGATGTACCTGTTGATCACCTTTACGCTTCTTCGATCTTCGTGCCTTTTATCAAGCAGCTGAACCTGCCCAACCTGGTAATGGCATCCCCCGATACCGGAGGGACCCGCAGGGCTGCAGCTTATGCCAAGATACTGAATACCAGTTTTGTAATTTGTTACAAACAGCGATCAAAGGCAAACCAGGTGGATACCATGGCACTGATCGGCGATGTCACCGGAAAGGACGTAATCCTTGTGGATGATATCATCGATACCGCCGGTACCATCTGTAAGGCGGCAAAACTGATGATGGACAACGGCGCTGCAAGTGTCAGGGCTTTCTGCACGCATCCGCTCCTCTCGGCAAATGCCATCGAACGGATTGAAGCTTCTCCGTTTACCGAAGTCATCGTTACTGATACCATCCCCCTGCGGCGTGAAAGCCCGAAGATCAAGGTGATCAGTACCGCAACCCTGCTGGCTGATGTGATAGGGAAGGTGCACAACTACGAGTCCATCTCAACACTTTTCAAATTTGAATAA
- the queA gene encoding tRNA preQ1(34) S-adenosylmethionine ribosyltransferase-isomerase QueA, translating to MKLSQFRYQLPNDLIAKQPVDNRDKSRLMVLNRKTKTIEHRMFTDILEYFGDGDAFIINDTKVFPALLTGEKEKTGAKITVFLLRELNAEARLWDVLVDPARKIRIGNKLYFGDDDSLVAEVIDNTTSRGRTLRFLFDGPYDEFKKTIESLGKTPLPEELQAIREILPEDKDWYQTIYASKEGAVAAPTAGLHFSRELMKRLELKGASFASVTLHAGVGNFRAIDVEDLTKHKMDSEELIIDEEAVRIVNKAKENRKQVCVVGTTTMKAVESSVTISGMLKPYKGWSNKFIFPPYEFSIPTCMVTNFHLPQSPMLMMTAAFADFDFLMKAYKEAINEKYRFFTYGDAMLIL from the coding sequence ATGAAACTCTCGCAATTTCGCTATCAACTGCCCAATGATCTGATTGCAAAGCAACCGGTCGATAACCGGGACAAATCGCGGCTTATGGTATTGAACCGCAAAACCAAAACCATTGAACACAGGATGTTCACTGATATTCTGGAATATTTTGGAGATGGCGATGCATTTATAATTAACGACACCAAAGTGTTTCCGGCACTGCTTACCGGCGAGAAGGAAAAAACCGGAGCTAAAATTACCGTATTCCTGCTACGGGAGCTCAACGCGGAAGCCCGCTTGTGGGATGTTCTGGTTGATCCGGCAAGAAAAATCCGTATCGGCAACAAGTTGTATTTCGGTGATGATGACTCATTGGTTGCTGAAGTGATTGACAATACCACTTCCCGGGGCCGCACCCTGCGGTTCCTGTTCGACGGCCCCTATGACGAATTCAAGAAAACCATTGAAAGCCTTGGCAAAACACCCCTTCCGGAGGAACTGCAGGCCATTCGCGAAATTCTTCCCGAAGACAAGGACTGGTATCAAACCATTTACGCTTCCAAAGAAGGGGCGGTTGCCGCTCCAACAGCCGGCCTCCATTTCAGCCGGGAGCTTATGAAACGCCTGGAACTCAAAGGAGCCTCATTCGCTTCAGTTACGCTTCACGCGGGTGTGGGTAACTTCAGGGCCATTGATGTGGAAGACCTCACCAAACACAAGATGGACTCCGAAGAACTGATCATTGACGAGGAAGCCGTCCGCATCGTCAACAAAGCCAAAGAAAACCGCAAACAGGTATGCGTGGTCGGCACTACCACAATGAAAGCCGTGGAATCATCGGTTACTATCTCGGGCATGCTGAAACCATACAAAGGATGGTCGAACAAGTTTATTTTCCCTCCTTACGAGTTCAGTATTCCAACCTGTATGGTCACCAACTTCCACCTGCCTCAGTCACCCATGCTGATGATGACGGCCGCTTTCGCCGATTTTGATTTCCTGATGAAAGCATATAAGGAAGCCATCAACGAAAAATACCGCTTCTTTACTTATGGCGATGCCATGCTGATTTTGTAA
- a CDS encoding 2-C-methyl-D-erythritol 4-phosphate cytidylyltransferase produces the protein MERFVIIVAGGTGQRMGAGIPKQFLPLCGRPLLMHTMEAFHRFDAKTRVVLVLPAGQAVLWNELCTLHGFTLPHKLAEGGETRGISVRNGLDTISATGGVVAVHDGARPLVSQETIATGFALAESGKNAVPALPLTDSLRIIDGNGTRALDRTLVRRVQTPQCFPLYVLRMAYDHPDFMHFTDDAQLVEKAGFAITLYEGNAENIKITAPFDLKLAGLLAGGMTPGLLSQQNRQYDE, from the coding sequence GTGGAACGTTTCGTGATTATTGTAGCCGGTGGTACAGGGCAACGAATGGGAGCCGGAATCCCCAAACAGTTTCTTCCTTTATGCGGCAGGCCGCTGTTGATGCATACCATGGAGGCCTTTCACCGCTTTGATGCAAAGACCCGCGTGGTGCTGGTACTGCCGGCCGGACAGGCTGTGCTGTGGAATGAGTTGTGCACCCTTCACGGATTCACCCTGCCCCATAAGTTGGCAGAGGGAGGTGAAACCCGTGGGATCTCGGTGCGCAACGGGCTGGATACCATCTCGGCCACAGGGGGAGTTGTGGCCGTGCACGATGGCGCAAGACCGCTGGTAAGCCAGGAAACAATTGCTACAGGATTTGCCCTTGCCGAAAGCGGGAAAAATGCCGTTCCCGCCTTACCCCTTACCGACTCGCTCAGAATCATTGACGGGAACGGCACCCGCGCATTAGACCGGACTTTGGTAAGGCGGGTTCAAACTCCGCAGTGTTTTCCGCTGTATGTCCTGCGCATGGCCTATGATCATCCGGACTTCATGCACTTTACCGATGATGCCCAGCTGGTTGAAAAGGCCGGTTTTGCCATTACCCTGTATGAAGGCAATGCCGAAAACATCAAAATTACCGCACCTTTTGATCTGAAACTGGCCGGATTACTGGCCGGGGGAATGACACCTGGATTATTGAGTCAGCAAAACAGGCAATATGATGAATGA
- a CDS encoding cation diffusion facilitator family transporter: protein MMNEEGRILANREGWVSIVGNLLLFILKFWAGIVSGSIAIIADAWHTLSDSLTSVVVLAGVKLSSRPADREHPFGHGRAELIAALVIGVLLSVVAFNFVVEGVQRLRDRQAVNYGAFAIIATVISVVAKEAMARYAFWVSKRSASRSVRADAWHHRSDAISSVVILAGIFLGKHIWWIDGVLGIIVAFLIFYAAYDILRDAMNTMLGEQPEPELISQIAEICRNESLLELQPHHIHVHRYGEHTELTMHIRLPDNMTLFDAHEIATRVEVRLKKEMSIISTIHMEPQGLTHP, encoded by the coding sequence ATGATGAATGAAGAAGGACGTATACTTGCCAATCGTGAAGGGTGGGTTTCCATTGTCGGGAACCTCCTGTTGTTTATACTTAAATTCTGGGCCGGGATTGTTTCCGGCTCCATTGCCATCATCGCAGATGCCTGGCATACATTGTCTGATTCGCTGACCTCGGTGGTGGTGCTGGCCGGGGTTAAGCTTTCGTCGCGTCCGGCCGACCGTGAGCACCCCTTCGGGCATGGCAGGGCCGAACTTATCGCCGCATTGGTGATCGGCGTGCTGCTGAGCGTGGTGGCGTTTAATTTTGTGGTTGAGGGGGTACAACGACTTCGCGACCGTCAGGCAGTGAATTACGGGGCCTTTGCCATTATTGCAACAGTAATCTCTGTTGTGGCAAAAGAAGCCATGGCCCGTTACGCCTTTTGGGTTTCCAAACGTTCGGCTTCACGCTCGGTAAGAGCCGATGCCTGGCACCACCGTTCCGATGCCATCTCGTCCGTTGTTATCCTAGCAGGTATTTTTCTGGGCAAACATATCTGGTGGATTGACGGTGTGCTGGGGATTATAGTGGCATTCCTGATTTTCTATGCAGCTTACGATATCCTCCGCGACGCCATGAATACCATGCTGGGTGAACAGCCAGAGCCTGAACTTATCTCGCAGATAGCAGAAATATGCCGCAATGAAAGCCTGCTTGAACTTCAGCCGCACCATATTCATGTGCACCGCTACGGTGAACATACGGAACTGACCATGCATATCAGGCTTCCTGATAACATGACCCTGTTTGATGCCCATGAGATAGCCACTCGGGTTGAAGTCCGGCTGAAAAAAGAAATGAGTATCATCAGCACCATTCATATGGAGCCACAGGGCCTTACCCACCCCTGA
- a CDS encoding glycosyltransferase — MTAPALILIPLLITAGYVLLMALLARGWSRLGGCPPLRPTEKVSVIIAARNEAENIGLCLQSLADQHYPRDRFEVLVVDDYSTDQTAAIVEEFIKQNPEVNLYLFRQTGRHGKKAAIALALEQARGVYILTTDADCEVTPGWIAAMVSVMESRKAVFVSGPVTFKNTDGIFRQLQDLEFISLVASGAGSIGAGFPLMCNGANMGFSLKAYRSLQGDALRNQTVSGDDVFLMLSMLDRYGSDKIAFARCRDALVFTGPAGTPGDFLNQRLRWTSKSMAYRYPPLILSATMVFLMNALLVFSLVAGLFVPRFMLWFLLILLLKTLADLPLLAGFIRFTRKHVLLWLIIPAEPLVAFYTTLVALTGQIMPVRWKGRRLRGG; from the coding sequence ATGACTGCTCCCGCGCTGATACTGATTCCGTTGCTGATAACCGCCGGTTACGTGCTTCTGATGGCCTTGCTTGCAAGGGGATGGTCACGGCTGGGGGGCTGCCCGCCATTGAGACCAACGGAGAAGGTCAGTGTGATTATAGCCGCCAGAAATGAGGCGGAGAATATCGGATTGTGCCTGCAAAGCCTTGCTGATCAGCATTATCCGCGTGACAGATTTGAAGTGCTGGTGGTGGATGACTATTCTACAGATCAGACTGCTGCGATCGTTGAAGAATTTATTAAGCAAAATCCGGAAGTTAACCTTTACCTGTTCCGCCAGACCGGTCGTCACGGGAAAAAGGCAGCCATCGCGCTGGCGCTGGAACAGGCCCGTGGAGTTTATATCCTGACTACCGATGCCGATTGCGAAGTTACCCCGGGCTGGATTGCTGCCATGGTATCGGTGATGGAAAGCCGGAAGGCCGTTTTTGTTTCAGGCCCTGTGACATTTAAGAATACGGACGGTATATTCAGGCAACTTCAGGATCTGGAATTTATTTCGCTGGTGGCTTCAGGGGCGGGATCCATAGGCGCAGGATTTCCGCTGATGTGCAATGGCGCAAATATGGGATTTTCCCTTAAGGCCTACCGTTCGTTGCAGGGTGATGCACTCCGCAATCAGACGGTGTCGGGTGACGATGTGTTTCTGATGCTTTCCATGCTTGACCGGTATGGCAGTGATAAAATCGCCTTTGCCCGCTGCCGCGATGCCCTCGTGTTTACGGGACCAGCCGGGACCCCTGGTGATTTTTTAAACCAACGCCTGCGGTGGACTTCAAAAAGCATGGCCTACAGATATCCTCCGCTTATCCTTTCGGCAACGATGGTTTTTTTAATGAACGCGCTGCTGGTATTCAGCCTGGTTGCCGGACTTTTTGTCCCGCGATTTATGTTATGGTTTCTGTTGATCCTCCTGTTGAAAACCCTGGCAGATCTGCCATTGCTTGCAGGGTTTATAAGGTTTACCCGAAAGCATGTATTATTGTGGCTGATAATTCCGGCCGAGCCGCTGGTGGCTTTTTACACAACACTCGTTGCCCTGACCGGCCAGATAATGCCTGTACGCTGGAAAGGCCGTCGTCTCAGGGGTGGGTAA
- a CDS encoding lysylphosphatidylglycerol synthase transmembrane domain-containing protein, translating into MKLSAKVKKTLNSTARILIVAASCWFIYRQVFVLGDFAHFSQQLAESLHSEGFRWLLPAVLLMMPLNWLLETVKWRSLIRYLEPVTLPSAFRSVLAGITFSLFTPNRVGEFLGRIFTLRANRIKSALLTIAGSISQLIVTLVAGMVALLFFIPQYVGFSERWQDYLYAGLGIFMLLLSLLLVLLLLKVPVITARLDKLIRPQWRHINLYLIVIERVSRRTLTGVLLLSALRYLVFSAQFYLLLRAFGLEIPYFQAMMLISLTYFVMAAIPTVALADLGIRGSVSIYFIGMYFGGNTAAAASILSASTLIWIINLALPALLGVFFIRRISIIRKP; encoded by the coding sequence ATGAAACTTTCAGCAAAGGTAAAGAAAACACTTAATAGCACGGCCCGTATACTCATTGTTGCGGCATCCTGCTGGTTTATCTACCGGCAGGTGTTTGTGCTTGGCGATTTTGCGCATTTCAGTCAACAACTGGCTGAGAGTCTTCATTCGGAAGGTTTTCGCTGGTTGTTGCCTGCAGTATTGCTGATGATGCCGCTGAACTGGCTGCTCGAAACGGTAAAATGGCGCTCACTGATCCGGTATCTTGAACCGGTCACCCTCCCTTCTGCTTTCCGGTCTGTGCTGGCGGGCATTACCTTCAGCCTGTTTACCCCCAACCGGGTGGGCGAGTTCCTTGGCCGCATCTTCACCCTGAGGGCAAACCGCATCAAAAGTGCCCTGCTTACCATTGCCGGCAGTATAAGCCAACTGATAGTCACCCTGGTGGCGGGTATGGTCGCCCTGCTGTTTTTTATTCCGCAATATGTGGGTTTCAGCGAACGGTGGCAGGATTATCTGTATGCCGGCCTGGGAATTTTCATGCTGCTTCTTTCTCTGCTGCTGGTGCTGCTACTCCTCAAAGTTCCGGTGATTACCGCCCGCCTCGACAAACTTATCCGGCCGCAATGGAGGCATATTAATTTGTATCTGATAGTAATAGAAAGGGTTAGCAGACGGACACTGACCGGAGTGCTGCTGTTGAGCGCCCTGAGATACCTGGTTTTTTCCGCACAGTTTTACCTGCTCCTCCGGGCATTTGGCCTGGAAATCCCTTATTTTCAGGCCATGATGCTGATTTCATTAACTTATTTTGTGATGGCCGCCATCCCTACCGTTGCGCTTGCCGATCTGGGCATAAGGGGATCTGTTTCCATTTACTTTATCGGGATGTATTTTGGAGGCAATACCGCGGCTGCAGCATCAATACTCTCTGCTTCCACCCTGATATGGATCATCAATCTGGCATTGCCGGCACTTTTGGGTGTTTTTTTTATCAGGAGGATCAGTATCATCAGAAAGCCATGA
- the ruvC gene encoding crossover junction endodeoxyribonuclease RuvC → MAGERIILGIDPGTQVMGYGLIADKGKKIELITLDVFKFASKEPQALRLKRIFTAVLGLIDKYHPDELAIEAPFYGKNVQSMLKLGRAQGVAMAAALYRDIPIFEYSPRKIKQSITGNGSSSKEQVAGMLGHLVALGDEPKMLDATDAVAVAVCHYYQGKPEAQGKNYSGWKSFLDQNPGRIAKK, encoded by the coding sequence ATGGCAGGCGAACGCATCATCCTCGGCATTGACCCCGGCACCCAGGTTATGGGCTACGGTTTAATCGCCGATAAAGGTAAGAAAATAGAGCTGATCACCCTGGATGTGTTTAAGTTCGCCTCTAAAGAGCCGCAGGCACTGAGGCTGAAGCGCATATTCACTGCGGTTCTCGGGCTTATCGACAAATACCACCCTGATGAACTGGCCATTGAAGCCCCTTTCTACGGCAAAAATGTGCAATCGATGCTGAAACTCGGGCGGGCACAGGGGGTGGCCATGGCCGCAGCGCTTTATCGCGACATTCCCATATTTGAGTACTCACCGCGCAAAATCAAACAATCCATTACCGGTAACGGCAGTTCATCCAAAGAACAGGTTGCCGGTATGCTCGGACATCTGGTAGCGCTGGGCGATGAACCGAAAATGCTTGACGCCACCGACGCCGTGGCAGTGGCAGTGTGCCATTATTACCAGGGAAAACCGGAAGCACAGGGGAAAAACTATTCTGGCTGGAAGAGCTTTCTGGATCAGAACCCCGGCAGAATCGCCAAAAAATAG
- a CDS encoding sensor histidine kinase: protein MNIRKLFKPRVTNIYEQKKTWKRWLFLIALLIVGFSLWYTNQLVKNIARDERSKITTWANAIQQRVSLVNYTDDFFDQIRAEERKRVEILAEATERMVEAGDDENILFYLSIISKNTSIPVILADGQGNIKEARNVDFDPDTVKNFTPALLEEFSVYPPLKLDYYSGNFVYFYYKDSRLFSELKVVLDDLVESFFNEVVNNSASVPVIITDSTRTELVAWGKIDTTRLNDPAFVKNTIDEMAAYNEPIEIVIADRKHYIFYKDSFLLTQLRYFPVIQLIIIGIFLLVSYLLFSIARRSEQNQVWVGLAKETAHQLGTPLSSMMAWVEYLRTKDIGDETIDELDKDVSRLNTIAERFSKIGSAANLKTENLVEVIYNSVAYLKTRTSNKVSFYVQPQRDAVILTRLNYQLFDWVVENLVKNAVDAMEGEGDIRIEISEEENLVHIDISDTGKGIPKKKFRTIFNPGYTSKQRGWGLGLSLTQRIIREIHDGKIYVKSSSPGRGTTFRISLRK, encoded by the coding sequence ATGAATATCCGAAAACTTTTTAAACCCCGGGTTACCAACATATACGAGCAGAAGAAAACCTGGAAGCGCTGGTTGTTTCTGATCGCATTGCTGATCGTGGGTTTTTCGCTGTGGTACACAAACCAGCTGGTGAAGAACATAGCCAGGGATGAGCGGAGTAAAATCACAACCTGGGCCAACGCCATTCAGCAACGTGTAAGCCTGGTTAATTACACCGATGATTTTTTTGATCAGATCAGGGCTGAAGAACGCAAAAGGGTGGAAATCCTGGCCGAGGCTACTGAACGGATGGTAGAGGCAGGCGATGATGAGAACATCCTCTTCTATCTGAGCATCATCTCAAAAAATACTTCCATTCCGGTTATCCTGGCTGATGGGCAGGGAAATATCAAGGAAGCCCGCAATGTGGACTTTGATCCGGATACAGTCAAAAACTTCACCCCTGCACTCCTGGAGGAGTTTTCGGTATATCCCCCGCTCAAGCTCGATTATTATTCAGGTAACTTCGTGTATTTCTATTATAAGGATTCACGGCTGTTTTCTGAACTGAAAGTGGTGCTCGACGACCTGGTGGAATCCTTCTTCAACGAGGTGGTCAACAATTCGGCTTCGGTTCCGGTGATTATTACCGACAGTACCCGTACCGAACTGGTGGCATGGGGTAAAATTGATACCACGCGGCTGAACGATCCTGCATTTGTCAAAAATACCATCGATGAAATGGCGGCCTATAATGAACCCATTGAGATCGTTATTGCCGACAGGAAACATTACATTTTCTATAAAGACTCCTTTCTGCTGACTCAGTTAAGGTATTTTCCTGTTATTCAACTTATTATTATTGGTATATTTTTACTGGTTTCTTATCTGCTTTTCAGCATTGCACGCCGTTCGGAGCAAAATCAGGTGTGGGTGGGGCTGGCCAAGGAAACCGCACATCAGCTGGGAACACCGCTTTCATCCATGATGGCCTGGGTGGAATATCTGAGGACCAAGGATATAGGAGATGAAACTATAGATGAACTGGACAAAGATGTAAGCCGCCTGAATACCATTGCCGAGCGTTTTTCCAAAATCGGATCGGCGGCGAACCTGAAAACCGAGAATCTGGTGGAGGTGATATACAACTCTGTGGCTTATCTGAAAACGCGCACTTCCAATAAAGTATCGTTTTATGTCCAGCCTCAGCGCGATGCCGTTATACTTACCCGGCTTAACTACCAGCTGTTCGATTGGGTGGTGGAGAATCTGGTGAAAAATGCCGTGGATGCCATGGAGGGTGAAGGCGATATACGCATCGAAATAAGTGAAGAGGAAAATCTGGTTCACATTGATATCTCGGATACCGGGAAAGGAATTCCGAAGAAGAAATTCCGCACCATTTTCAATCCCGGCTATACCAGCAAGCAGCGGGGCTGGGGGCTTGGCCTGTCGCTTACCCAGCGGATTATCCGCGAAATTCACGATGGGAAAATCTATGTGAAATCCTCATCACCGGGCAGGGGGACTACCTTCAGGATATCTTTGCGCAAATAA